One Archangium violaceum genomic window, CTACTACGCCGCCAAGGGAACGAGCCTGTCCGACAAGCCACACATCGATCCGGCCGAGTACGCGGACCATGGCGGAAGCTTCCCTCTGTTGCTACGGGGCACCGGCTGTGTCGGAAGCATCACGGTGTCAGGACTCGTGCAGGAGGAGGACCACGCCCTGGTAGTCGGAGTGCTGCGCGAATGGCTGACGAGCCGCGCGAAGGAGACAATGTCATGACATCCACTTCCCCTGTGCGCTACACGATTCCCTGGAGTATTTCGGCGGCGGCATTGCTGCTCACGCTCGGAGGATGCAGTACCACTCCCGAGCCGGCGCCCCAGTCCCGGTGCGAGAGCTTCCGTGGAAGGACCCTCGAGGAGGCACGAATCACCGGGGCCGAGCTCGTCGCCGCATCCGGCCAGTTGCCCGAGTACTGCAAGGTCACGGGCACGCTTCCGCCCGCCCTCGACTTCGAGGTGCGTCTGCCCTCTGAGTGGAACGAGAAGACGGTCTACGCCGGAGGCGGCGGCTTCGACGGCTCCATTCCCAGCACGGACGTCTACACGGCGAAAGGCTATGCCGCCATCGCCTCCAATGGCGGACATACGGGTGATGTCCTGGACGCCTCCTTCGCCCTGGATCCCCAGAAGCTCGACGACTACGCGTACCTCTCCATCCACCGCGTGCTTCCCATCGCGAAAGCGATCATCCAGGAGAATTACGGCAAGAGCTCCGCGAAGACCTGGTTCGAGGGGTGCTCCAATGGCGGCCGTGAGGCGCTGATCGAAGCGCAGCGGTGGCCGGAGGACTTCGATGGAATCATCGCCCGGGCCCCCGCCTACGACTTCGTGGAGTTGCTGATTGCCCACAACCGGAACACCCGGCAGCTCATGAGGCCCGGTGCCAGTCTTCCCTCCGCGAAGCTCCAGGTCCTGGGCAAGGCGGTCCTCGATGCGTGTGATGCGAAGGATGGCGTCGCGGACGGCATCATCTCCCATCCCGCGGCCTGCCAGTTCGATCCCGCTGTCCTCCAATGCGCCGGGGCCGAGCAGAATGACTGTCTGACGGCCGAGCAGGTGGCCTCCGCGAAGACGATCTACTCCCCCACGAGCCTCAATGGCACGACCCTCTATCCGGGATGGCCCGCCGGAGGAGAGGCCGATCCGGAAGGTTGGGCCGCGTGGTTCACGGGAAATGGGAACGCCACGGCCTCCGCTGGAGGCCTCTTCGGGAGCGGCCTGGTCAAATACCTCATTACCCGGGATCCGAACTACGACCCGCTGACCTTCGAGCCCAACGACTGGCTGCCACGGATCAACGAGATGTCCGCGCTGGTGTCGGCCAACAGCACGGACCTGGGACGGTTCCAGGCGCGCGGTGGGAAGTTGATTCTCTGGCACGGTGGCACCGATGCGGCCATCAGCCAGAAGGGAACAGCGGCGTATTACGAGGGCGTGGTCCAGAGCGCGGGCGGGCAGGCCGCGGCGGATGCGTTCGTCGAGTACTTCCCCGCCCCGGGGGTCAATCACTGCGCGGGTGGAGCCGGCGCCGACACGGTGGATCTGCTCACCGCCCTGGAGAACTGGGTCGAGAAGGGCGTTGCTCCTTCGCAGGCGAAGCTGGTGGCGACGAAGCTCGATCCCCAGACAGGTGAGAGCGTCCTCTCCAGGCCCCTGTGCAAGTACCCGCGCTATCCCAGGTACAAGGGCACCGGAGACATCAACTCGGCCGACAGCTTCACCTGCGTCGACCCCTGACACGCCGGGTTGTCAAGGCCCCCCCGGGACGTTCCACCGGTCGCTCTGGCGGCGAACAGCAATGGCTCCCCTCGAGACCGAACTGCTCCGAGACACCCTCGAGCACATCGACCTCAAGGCCCATGACGTCCGCGCCCTCGTGACCCTGCGAGAAGCCTGCCAGGCCTCCACCTCCTGAATAGGGGCTCCGGACAGCCTGTTCGTCCTGGACAGGCTGTCCTCCCTCTTTGGGCGCCCCCTCTTTTTTGGATTTGATATCGAGAACCGCGGTACGGAGGAACGAATGGAAGAAGTCCTCGTGGTGTCGTTACTGGGCATGCTGGCGTTTGGCGGCCTCTTCCTGATCTTCTGCCCGGAGTGGTGGAGCACGAGCCTGGGCACGCTGAAGGAGGAGAAGAAGCCGGAGGCCGGGCGCCCGAAAGCGGGCAAGGCCGAGGCCCGCGAGGCGGACAAGTAGGCGATCAGCCCCCGCCGGCTGGCACACCCCGTGCAATGACCGGATGCCGTACTCACCACGTAAAGGGCATCCCTCATGAGCGTCCGGTTGGCACAGGCACAGGCGATGATTCCACGGCCGGGCGCGTCGGTTCGCGGACCCCAGGAGCAGCCACGGCGGGAGTCCTCGAAGTCCGAATCCGGCGGCAAGTCCTCCTCGGCCGGGGGCTCCTCCTCGGCGAAGTCCGGTGGAGCGGGCAAGAGCGGCGGGGCCAGGGGCGCGCAGCGCCAGGAGGGAATGGAGGCGGGCGGCTC contains:
- a CDS encoding tannase/feruloyl esterase family alpha/beta hydrolase; the protein is MTSTSPVRYTIPWSISAAALLLTLGGCSTTPEPAPQSRCESFRGRTLEEARITGAELVAASGQLPEYCKVTGTLPPALDFEVRLPSEWNEKTVYAGGGGFDGSIPSTDVYTAKGYAAIASNGGHTGDVLDASFALDPQKLDDYAYLSIHRVLPIAKAIIQENYGKSSAKTWFEGCSNGGREALIEAQRWPEDFDGIIARAPAYDFVELLIAHNRNTRQLMRPGASLPSAKLQVLGKAVLDACDAKDGVADGIISHPAACQFDPAVLQCAGAEQNDCLTAEQVASAKTIYSPTSLNGTTLYPGWPAGGEADPEGWAAWFTGNGNATASAGGLFGSGLVKYLITRDPNYDPLTFEPNDWLPRINEMSALVSANSTDLGRFQARGGKLILWHGGTDAAISQKGTAAYYEGVVQSAGGQAAADAFVEYFPAPGVNHCAGGAGADTVDLLTALENWVEKGVAPSQAKLVATKLDPQTGESVLSRPLCKYPRYPRYKGTGDINSADSFTCVDP